From a single Phycisphaeraceae bacterium genomic region:
- the ybeY gene encoding rRNA maturation RNase YbeY: protein MPPKRANPKLRIQLQQDTPGPHPPLTRWLPAQLRKLALLAGVKSGSLTVVVVNDARMAELHLRYSNVPGTTDVLTFDLRGGFGKGPARPSTQFPRSHIEGDVVVCLDVAAREAKVRRRAVRLEVLLYALHGLLHLIGYDDHTPSGYRAMHQQEDFLLTQAGIGSLFTDDFQKRRKTGVGVSKKHSKSF from the coding sequence TTGCCCCCAAAACGTGCCAACCCGAAGTTGCGCATCCAACTCCAACAAGACACTCCTGGCCCGCATCCACCGCTGACTCGTTGGCTTCCTGCTCAACTTAGAAAGCTTGCGCTTCTCGCAGGGGTGAAATCAGGGTCTTTGACCGTCGTGGTGGTTAATGATGCCAGGATGGCGGAACTACATCTTCGATATTCCAATGTTCCGGGTACGACGGATGTGCTTACCTTTGATCTGCGCGGAGGTTTTGGAAAAGGACCGGCCAGACCCAGTACTCAATTTCCAAGAAGTCATATCGAGGGTGATGTTGTTGTCTGTCTTGATGTCGCGGCCCGGGAAGCCAAGGTCCGTCGCAGAGCTGTGCGATTGGAAGTCCTTCTTTATGCCTTGCATGGCCTCCTGCATCTGATTGGATACGACGACCACACGCCGTCGGGTTATCGAGCAATGCATCAACAAGAGGATTTTTTGTTAACACAAGCTGGGATAGGATCGTTATTTACGGATGATTTTCAAAAACGCAGGAAAACTGGTGTTGGTGTATCCAAAAAACATTCCAAGTCTTTCTGA
- a CDS encoding ankyrin repeat domain-containing protein gives MQMSIHKAAKTGNMDQVKAHINAGRDVNERNIYGKTPLGVALQFSQKEIAKFLKEHGGKE, from the coding sequence ATGCAGATGTCCATTCACAAAGCCGCAAAGACAGGAAATATGGACCAAGTCAAGGCCCACATCAATGCCGGCCGTGATGTGAACGAGCGGAATATCTACGGCAAAACCCCGCTGGGTGTTGCACTGCAATTCAGCCAGAAAGAGATCGCTAAGTTTTTGAAGGAACACGGCGGCAAGGAATAG
- a CDS encoding NAD(P)/FAD-dependent oxidoreductase, translating to MPETLDIAIVGAGAAGLMAAAFAGRQQHQSKSSLRIAAFDGARKVGAKILVSGGGRCNITHDVVLPEDFAGGNRNQIAKVLRTFTVDEVIAFFDRYGVTLKREETGKLFPTTDSAQTVLDALLSAVADAGAEIRTETRVEAIGKVNDLFALHTAKGDVTARSVILATGGKSLPNTGSDGHGYQLARSLGHRITRTTPALVPLVLPDRHWLTGLSGISVTVELILQSATGKILHRQQGDMLLTHFGLSGPAIMDISRHWIAAHESDPQSRLSANLLPGQSFEEVEQKFIAAAAAAARAKTNTAAFLRQWFPERLADALCVAVGTKSSTELGQLPREQRRALIHQLTALPLPVVRDRGYLFAEVTAGGVPLAEVNVNTMASRVCPSLFLCGEILDVDGRIGGYNFQWAWNTGRLAGIHAALSLNHE from the coding sequence GTGCCTGAAACGCTTGACATCGCCATTGTTGGTGCCGGTGCAGCCGGACTCATGGCTGCGGCCTTTGCGGGACGACAGCAGCACCAGTCAAAATCATCTCTCCGTATCGCGGCATTTGATGGGGCGAGAAAGGTCGGCGCGAAAATTCTGGTCTCGGGCGGAGGTCGTTGCAATATCACACACGACGTAGTGCTTCCCGAAGATTTCGCTGGCGGTAATCGCAACCAGATTGCAAAAGTGCTCCGCACCTTCACCGTTGATGAAGTCATTGCTTTTTTCGATCGTTATGGCGTTACGCTCAAGCGAGAGGAAACCGGCAAGCTCTTTCCCACCACTGACAGTGCGCAGACGGTTCTCGATGCGTTGCTCTCAGCGGTGGCCGATGCTGGCGCGGAGATTCGGACAGAAACTCGTGTCGAAGCTATCGGCAAAGTGAACGATTTATTTGCGCTTCACACTGCGAAGGGTGACGTTACCGCGAGGAGCGTCATCCTCGCCACCGGTGGAAAGAGCCTGCCGAACACCGGCAGCGATGGCCATGGCTACCAACTGGCGCGTTCACTGGGGCATCGGATCACCCGCACCACTCCCGCTCTGGTTCCACTCGTCCTGCCCGACCGTCACTGGCTCACCGGGCTCAGCGGCATCAGTGTCACGGTTGAGCTTATTTTGCAAAGTGCCACCGGAAAAATCCTGCACCGACAGCAAGGTGACATGCTCTTGACTCATTTCGGATTGAGTGGGCCGGCCATCATGGACATCAGCCGCCACTGGATCGCAGCCCACGAAAGTGATCCACAATCGCGACTCAGTGCCAATCTGCTGCCCGGTCAATCTTTCGAGGAAGTTGAACAGAAATTTATAGCCGCTGCCGCTGCCGCTGCACGAGCTAAGACCAACACCGCGGCGTTTCTCCGCCAATGGTTCCCCGAACGGCTTGCCGATGCATTGTGCGTCGCAGTCGGCACTAAATCGTCCACCGAGCTTGGTCAGCTCCCGCGCGAACAGCGTCGCGCCCTCATTCATCAACTCACCGCCCTGCCATTGCCGGTGGTGCGAGATCGGGGCTATCTGTTTGCCGAGGTTACCGCTGGCGGAGTGCCGCTGGCGGAAGTCAACGTGAACACGATGGCTTCCCGTGTATGTCCGAGTCTTTTTCTTTGTGGTGAGATTTTGGATGTAGATGGTCGGATCGGCGGTTACAACTTCCAATGGGCGTGGAATACAGGCCGACTGGCGGGAATACATGCTGCACTGAGCCTGAATCACGAATGA
- a CDS encoding CDP-alcohol phosphatidyltransferase family protein, producing the protein MYRQLPNQLTVLRLLLAGVFFVVLNLYRYRDTNDRSWVLIFCFCLFLVAVMTDVLDGYLARRWKVESTFGRIMDPFVDKVLIIGAFIYLAGPRFVDTHAGNIKGVFSVVPDNMITGVYPWMVALILARELLVTSVRGELESMGVQFAANVFGKLKMFLQSATIATILMIIWLDPWQDGHGWMLWLRDIVVYTTVIATVLSGVPYITGAAKALKVKRS; encoded by the coding sequence GTGTACCGACAGCTTCCAAACCAGCTCACGGTGCTTCGGCTTCTTCTGGCCGGCGTCTTTTTCGTCGTGCTGAATCTCTATCGCTACCGCGATACCAATGACCGAAGCTGGGTTCTGATCTTCTGTTTCTGTCTCTTCCTCGTGGCGGTCATGACCGATGTGCTCGATGGCTACCTCGCACGCAGGTGGAAGGTCGAGAGTACTTTCGGCAGGATAATGGACCCCTTCGTGGACAAGGTGCTCATCATCGGAGCCTTCATCTACCTCGCCGGTCCGCGCTTCGTGGATACACATGCGGGCAACATAAAAGGTGTCTTCAGTGTCGTACCCGACAACATGATTACCGGCGTTTATCCCTGGATGGTCGCACTCATCCTCGCGCGTGAACTGCTGGTCACCAGTGTGCGAGGTGAACTCGAAAGCATGGGAGTGCAGTTTGCCGCCAATGTTTTCGGCAAACTAAAAATGTTCCTCCAATCGGCCACCATTGCAACGATCCTCATGATCATCTGGCTCGATCCCTGGCAGGATGGCCACGGCTGGATGCTCTGGCTGCGCGATATTGTGGTTTACACAACGGTGATTGCTACCGTACTCAGTGGCGTGCCGTATATCACCGGTGCGGCAAAGGCGTTGAAAGTAAAAAGGTCTTAA
- a CDS encoding cysteine--tRNA ligase, whose product MPIRFYNTLTHQMEEFTPSEPPLVTMYNCGPTVYDFAHIGNFRAFVFADVLRRFLELSGFDVRQVMNLTDVGHMTDDQLADGGGEDKMQLAANRLKAAKKQGVAHAANIVNPDDPYEVARFYIDAFLDDAKKLGLKIVDDPRDERGIPKNMPRATEYVGRMMKLILQLVENGYAYVSADGAVYYSVESFPEYGRLSGNTLDRLRGGAGGRVQAEHQAQKRHPADFLLWKTDSTHIMKWESPWGVGYPGWHIECSAMAMTLLERETIDIHTGGEDNIFPHHECEIAQSCGATGRPRFANYWMHTRFLLVEGEKMSKSKGNFFTVRDLLSKGVDPAVIRFELLKAHYRSNMNFTTKGLEDSASAVRRLRDAAANFERAASAGSSGSVDLSVEEQPIVTQFKEYLADDLNMSGALGAVFKWLSESHSQPAESLAALRKLDSVLNVLNPSTVTGDDGGAAAKCAAIDAARAAKDFATADRLRKELQADGYEVMNSKAGTTARKKLA is encoded by the coding sequence ATGCCGATCCGTTTTTACAACACGCTCACGCACCAGATGGAGGAGTTCACGCCGAGCGAGCCGCCGCTAGTCACGATGTACAACTGCGGACCGACGGTTTACGACTTCGCTCACATTGGTAACTTTCGCGCGTTTGTTTTTGCCGATGTTTTACGACGGTTCCTGGAGCTTTCAGGGTTTGATGTCCGTCAGGTGATGAATCTCACCGATGTCGGCCATATGACCGACGATCAGCTTGCTGACGGAGGCGGTGAAGACAAGATGCAGCTTGCTGCGAATCGGCTCAAAGCAGCAAAAAAGCAAGGCGTGGCACACGCAGCAAACATCGTCAATCCCGATGATCCGTACGAAGTCGCACGGTTTTACATCGATGCTTTTCTTGACGACGCCAAAAAGCTCGGTCTGAAAATCGTGGATGATCCGCGTGATGAACGTGGCATTCCGAAAAACATGCCGCGAGCAACCGAGTATGTCGGCCGAATGATGAAACTGATCCTGCAACTGGTTGAGAACGGCTATGCGTATGTCTCAGCCGACGGAGCAGTTTATTACAGCGTCGAAAGTTTTCCTGAGTACGGTCGGCTCAGCGGCAACACACTCGACCGGCTGCGCGGCGGTGCGGGTGGACGAGTCCAGGCAGAACATCAGGCTCAAAAGCGCCATCCAGCGGATTTCCTTCTCTGGAAGACAGACTCCACCCACATCATGAAATGGGAGAGTCCCTGGGGTGTTGGATATCCCGGCTGGCACATTGAGTGTTCCGCGATGGCGATGACACTGTTGGAGCGGGAAACAATCGATATTCATACGGGTGGTGAGGACAATATTTTCCCTCACCACGAATGCGAAATCGCGCAGAGCTGCGGCGCGACTGGACGCCCGCGGTTTGCGAACTACTGGATGCACACACGGTTTCTGCTGGTCGAAGGCGAAAAGATGTCCAAGAGCAAGGGCAACTTTTTCACCGTGCGCGACCTTCTATCCAAAGGCGTCGATCCCGCAGTCATTCGCTTTGAACTGCTCAAAGCTCACTACCGATCCAACATGAACTTTACGACCAAGGGTCTGGAAGATTCCGCCAGCGCGGTGCGGCGACTTCGTGATGCGGCTGCCAATTTTGAACGAGCAGCTTCCGCTGGGTCATCCGGGAGCGTGGACCTGTCGGTCGAGGAACAACCCATCGTGACGCAATTCAAGGAGTATCTGGCCGATGACTTGAATATGAGCGGTGCGCTGGGAGCAGTGTTCAAATGGCTGAGCGAAAGTCATTCACAACCTGCTGAGTCACTGGCTGCGTTACGGAAACTTGACAGCGTATTAAATGTCCTCAATCCGTCCACGGTAACCGGCGACGATGGCGGTGCTGCGGCAAAGTGTGCTGCGATCGATGCGGCTCGCGCAGCAAAGGATTTTGCAACCGCGGATCGCCTGCGTAAGGAATTACAGGCGGACGGCTACGAAGTGATGAACTCGAAAGCAGGCACCACCGCGAGAAAAAAACTGGCGTAG
- a CDS encoding HlyC/CorC family transporter — MSDPSLWIAVLAALLSGYVSALHLALRSFSRIRLTEELESRGQSSHFDLLTEKTDKLLLMTGTLRTVFNIITLLAVLHLIDQEFFWDDWIKYLAAFVITTLVISLLGVAVPTSMSLHLPEKLLSRSARPLEVGLRIFTPFVRLLEIVDPLVRKVSRADANPPEENAVSAEVMSVVEEHSEEGEVDSVQKQIITAAFDLPVTTADEIMTPRTEVQAIPINATLADVSEAILRDGHSRIPVYEKTIDNIIGILFAKDVIQYVTNPQAFNLRKIVRTPLLVPATKSVRELLAEFKSRKLHMAIVLDEYGGTAGLVTIEDIIEEIVGEIQDEHEHTAPSEPKIQWIDERTAEVDGRVHIDDLSSALDLAVPDGADYDTVGGFVFSTLGHIPAVGETFNHANLRFTVTDAKRTRIERVRVEKLEPEKTPDESLEATQES, encoded by the coding sequence GTGAGCGACCCATCCCTTTGGATCGCGGTGTTGGCAGCTCTGCTGAGCGGTTACGTCTCAGCCCTCCATCTCGCGCTTCGTAGTTTCAGTCGTATTCGACTAACCGAGGAATTGGAATCCCGCGGCCAGTCGTCACATTTCGACCTGCTTACCGAAAAAACCGACAAGCTTCTGCTCATGACCGGCACGCTCCGTACGGTCTTCAACATCATCACTCTGCTGGCGGTGCTCCACCTGATCGATCAGGAATTTTTCTGGGACGATTGGATCAAATACCTCGCAGCTTTTGTCATCACGACGCTGGTGATCTCGCTGTTGGGAGTCGCGGTGCCGACGAGCATGTCCCTGCACCTGCCGGAAAAGCTGTTATCTCGCTCGGCTCGTCCGCTGGAGGTAGGCCTGCGGATATTTACCCCGTTTGTCCGCCTGCTGGAGATTGTGGACCCATTGGTGCGCAAAGTGTCGCGCGCCGATGCAAACCCACCGGAAGAAAATGCAGTCAGTGCTGAAGTGATGTCAGTTGTCGAGGAACACTCCGAAGAAGGTGAAGTCGATTCGGTGCAGAAGCAGATCATTACCGCTGCGTTTGATCTGCCGGTGACTACCGCGGATGAGATCATGACGCCGCGCACGGAGGTGCAGGCTATTCCGATCAATGCCACACTTGCCGATGTCAGTGAGGCGATTTTGCGCGACGGCCACAGCCGCATACCTGTTTATGAAAAAACCATCGATAACATCATCGGCATCCTTTTCGCCAAGGATGTGATTCAGTACGTGACCAACCCGCAGGCATTTAACCTTCGCAAAATTGTTCGGACACCGCTGCTTGTTCCGGCAACAAAATCCGTTCGTGAACTGCTGGCGGAGTTCAAGTCACGCAAGCTCCACATGGCCATTGTTCTAGATGAATACGGCGGAACGGCCGGCCTCGTGACCATTGAAGACATCATTGAGGAAATTGTCGGGGAGATTCAGGACGAGCATGAGCACACCGCTCCGAGTGAGCCGAAAATCCAATGGATCGATGAACGCACCGCCGAGGTGGATGGTCGGGTCCATATTGACGACCTGAGCAGTGCGTTGGATCTTGCTGTACCCGATGGTGCTGACTACGACACGGTAGGGGGGTTCGTTTTTTCAACACTAGGCCACATCCCAGCGGTGGGTGAGACTTTCAACCACGCCAACCTCCGCTTCACGGTTACCGATGCCAAGCGCACGCGGATTGAACGGGTTCGTGTGGAGAAACTGGAACCGGAAAAGACACCGGATGAATCCCTGGAGGCAACGCAGGAGTCATAG
- a CDS encoding ATP-binding protein encodes MAKPKTKKLSVPSTLTDVLKVQQQIIADAAAQGFSDHARFAIRLALDEALSNAVNHGNKGDSSKKVHVEYSVSDDEVVVSVADDGPGFNPAAVPDPTLDENLERPHGRGVMLMRAYMTDVSFNSKGNCVTLVKKRNCKLPHA; translated from the coding sequence ATGGCGAAGCCGAAGACAAAGAAATTATCCGTACCCAGTACGTTGACCGACGTGCTGAAGGTACAGCAACAGATCATCGCCGATGCGGCGGCGCAAGGCTTTAGTGACCATGCGCGCTTCGCCATTCGTCTGGCATTGGACGAAGCATTGAGTAATGCGGTTAATCACGGCAACAAAGGCGATTCGTCAAAAAAAGTCCATGTCGAATACTCGGTGTCTGACGACGAGGTAGTGGTTTCAGTCGCTGATGACGGCCCCGGATTTAACCCCGCTGCTGTGCCCGACCCAACTCTCGATGAGAATCTCGAACGACCGCACGGCCGAGGTGTCATGCTCATGCGGGCGTATATGACCGACGTCTCGTTTAATTCCAAGGGCAATTGTGTGACGCTGGTCAAAAAGCGGAACTGCAAATTGCCGCACGCTTGA
- a CDS encoding fucose isomerase produces MSAYHLPPSPQTNKLGKKRVQLIANGDLRLSANQKCWPAQKAMEEALTQAVEASGYFLVRAHPYKEDQKHGFIGSQKEGMEVFRSIDPHAPLIVAEAVWQYSHHVLHGLTTHKGPILTVANWSGTWPGLVGMLNLNGSLTKAGVKYSTLWSEDFSEISFRDKLLHWLRNGKVKHDTSHVTSFKHVKVGSSERRLAEALAVQLRRDKAIMGVFDEGCMGMFNAIIPDELLHLTGVFKERLSQSALYAETLQVSDDQARGVRQWMEQRGMKFITGPNENNDLTDAQILQQCKMYVAALRIADDFGCHTIGIQYQQGLKDLLPASDLVEGTLNNSERPPVRSRDGRRVLYENEPLPHFNEVDECAGLDGLLTYRVHKAMNQPVENTLHDLRWGDWDQSKTVSDYVWVFLISGSAPPAHFEGGWKGASSERQPNMYFRLGGGTLKGISKPGEIVWSRVYVEKGELRMDLGRAGVVSLPAEETQRRWDATTPQWPIMHAVTYGVTRDQMMARHKSNHIQVAYANSAEDADKALLAKAALANALGLKVALCGTKKNGKGWE; encoded by the coding sequence ATGTCCGCATATCACCTACCCCCCTCACCTCAGACCAACAAGCTTGGCAAGAAGCGGGTTCAACTCATCGCTAACGGAGATCTACGCCTCTCCGCCAATCAGAAATGCTGGCCGGCTCAGAAAGCAATGGAGGAGGCTCTGACTCAAGCCGTCGAAGCATCGGGTTACTTCCTCGTGCGGGCGCATCCCTACAAAGAGGACCAGAAGCATGGCTTCATTGGTTCACAAAAAGAAGGCATGGAAGTTTTCCGCTCCATTGATCCTCATGCGCCTCTCATCGTGGCTGAGGCTGTGTGGCAATATTCGCACCACGTCCTGCATGGGCTGACGACGCATAAAGGGCCGATCCTTACTGTCGCTAACTGGTCAGGTACTTGGCCGGGACTTGTCGGCATGCTGAACCTCAATGGTTCACTCACAAAAGCGGGTGTGAAATACTCCACACTCTGGAGTGAAGACTTCAGCGAGATCAGCTTTCGCGACAAGCTGCTTCACTGGTTGCGCAACGGCAAGGTCAAGCATGACACCAGCCATGTGACCTCGTTCAAGCATGTGAAGGTCGGCAGTTCAGAGCGACGTCTTGCTGAGGCATTGGCGGTACAACTCCGCCGTGACAAGGCCATCATGGGTGTTTTCGACGAAGGCTGCATGGGGATGTTCAACGCGATCATTCCCGACGAGTTGCTGCATTTAACCGGCGTGTTCAAAGAACGTCTTTCGCAAAGCGCACTCTATGCCGAAACGCTTCAAGTCTCGGATGACCAGGCCAGAGGGGTACGGCAATGGATGGAACAACGCGGGATGAAGTTCATCACAGGGCCGAATGAAAACAACGATTTAACCGACGCGCAGATTCTCCAGCAGTGCAAAATGTATGTGGCCGCTCTGCGCATCGCGGACGACTTTGGTTGCCACACGATTGGTATTCAATATCAGCAGGGGCTTAAGGATCTGTTACCTGCAAGTGATCTGGTCGAAGGGACACTCAACAATTCAGAGCGGCCGCCTGTTCGCAGTCGCGACGGCCGACGTGTGCTTTATGAAAATGAACCGCTGCCTCATTTCAACGAAGTGGATGAGTGTGCAGGGCTTGATGGTCTGCTGACCTATCGTGTCCACAAAGCCATGAACCAACCCGTCGAAAACACCCTGCATGATCTCCGGTGGGGCGACTGGGACCAGAGCAAGACGGTGAGCGATTACGTCTGGGTGTTTCTGATCTCCGGCAGCGCACCTCCCGCCCATTTCGAAGGAGGCTGGAAGGGTGCCAGCAGCGAGCGGCAGCCGAATATGTATTTCAGACTCGGAGGCGGCACACTCAAGGGAATCTCAAAGCCCGGCGAGATTGTCTGGAGCCGAGTGTATGTCGAGAAGGGCGAGTTGCGGATGGACCTGGGACGCGCCGGGGTAGTGAGCCTTCCCGCGGAGGAGACGCAGCGCCGCTGGGACGCGACGACTCCGCAGTGGCCGATCATGCATGCGGTGACTTATGGCGTAACCCGCGATCAGATGATGGCACGGCACAAGAGCAACCACATTCAGGTGGCATACGCGAACTCTGCAGAGGATGCCGATAAAGCTCTGCTCGCTAAAGCAGCTCTGGCCAATGCGCTGGGCCTGAAGGTGGCGTTGTGCGGAACGAAGAAGAACGGTAAAGGATGGGAATAG
- a CDS encoding rhamnulokinase, translating into MPKPGYIAFDLGAESGRAMLAVLSNDRLELTEAHRFLNTPQRLPSGLHWNLTELWANLVEGLRKCGKLAKEKKIKLVSLGVDTWGVDYGLIGASGELLGIPFAYRDTRNGPAMAATVKKLSEKSIYQATGIQFMPFNTLFQLVAAKKSEPGLLELANQGGRLLFMPDLLHYFFSGKPHVEATIASTSQMIDPRSGRWATGLLKSLGLPTRALGKIVPAGTRIGKLRAEIAANAEVGLLDVIVPGSHDTASAVAAVPVDESQSKNWAYLSSGTWSLMGVEIDRPKLNEAARQAGFTHERGVGGKIRFLKNIAGLWLVQECRRDFARRGQEFSYQQLTDLAAKAEPFRTLVDPGYAPFASPGDMPAKIAQFAKQTGQKLPTTPGQYVRACLESLALTYRRTLDRIESVIEKKIDVLHIVGGGGQNTLLNQMTADAINRRVIVGPYEATAVGNALTQAIGAGQVRNLVHLRAIVRKSFKPVTYEPRNSTAFNQAGERFAAYIR; encoded by the coding sequence ATGCCGAAACCAGGCTACATTGCCTTTGATCTGGGAGCTGAATCCGGCCGTGCGATGCTCGCGGTTTTATCCAATGACCGCCTCGAACTTACCGAGGCGCATCGCTTTCTCAATACCCCGCAACGGCTGCCCTCCGGTCTGCACTGGAACCTCACCGAGCTTTGGGCCAATCTCGTCGAAGGTCTCCGTAAATGCGGCAAGCTTGCGAAAGAGAAAAAAATCAAACTCGTTTCACTGGGTGTGGATACGTGGGGGGTGGACTATGGCTTGATCGGAGCCAGTGGCGAATTGCTCGGCATTCCGTTCGCCTATCGAGACACACGCAACGGGCCCGCGATGGCGGCAACGGTGAAAAAACTGAGTGAGAAATCGATCTATCAAGCGACCGGCATCCAGTTCATGCCCTTTAACACACTTTTCCAGCTCGTAGCTGCAAAAAAGAGCGAACCGGGTCTGCTGGAGCTGGCCAATCAGGGCGGCCGTCTGCTTTTTATGCCCGACCTGCTGCATTATTTTTTCAGCGGCAAACCGCACGTTGAAGCCACCATCGCATCCACCTCGCAGATGATCGACCCGCGCAGCGGACGATGGGCGACGGGTCTGCTTAAAAGTCTCGGTCTGCCGACTCGCGCACTGGGAAAGATCGTGCCAGCCGGTACACGGATTGGAAAACTCCGCGCAGAGATCGCAGCCAACGCAGAAGTCGGCCTGCTCGACGTGATCGTGCCCGGTTCACACGACACCGCCAGCGCGGTAGCCGCGGTACCCGTCGATGAATCGCAAAGCAAAAACTGGGCGTATCTTTCCAGCGGCACCTGGTCGCTTATGGGTGTTGAAATTGATCGGCCTAAGCTCAATGAAGCAGCGCGTCAGGCTGGCTTCACCCATGAGCGTGGCGTGGGCGGGAAGATCCGCTTTCTCAAAAATATCGCGGGACTGTGGCTTGTGCAGGAATGTCGGCGTGACTTCGCGCGGCGAGGGCAGGAGTTTTCCTATCAACAGCTCACTGATCTGGCTGCCAAGGCTGAACCCTTCCGCACTCTGGTCGATCCGGGCTACGCGCCATTTGCCTCGCCGGGCGATATGCCTGCAAAGATCGCACAATTTGCAAAACAGACCGGCCAAAAACTGCCGACAACACCCGGCCAATACGTCCGCGCCTGTCTGGAAAGTCTCGCGCTGACTTATCGACGCACACTCGATCGGATCGAAAGTGTGATTGAAAAAAAGATTGACGTGTTGCATATCGTTGGTGGCGGCGGACAAAACACACTGCTGAATCAAATGACTGCCGATGCAATCAACCGGCGAGTTATTGTCGGCCCCTACGAGGCAACGGCAGTCGGAAACGCCCTGACACAGGCAATCGGAGCAGGCCAAGTCCGTAACCTGGTTCACCTTCGTGCGATTGTTCGCAAGTCATTTAAGCCGGTCACTTATGAACCGCGCAACAGCACTGCGTTTAATCAGGCGGGGGAACGATTTGCCGCATACATTCGGTGA
- a CDS encoding STAS domain-containing protein, which produces MAKDSRLSIIREQEMIRIGFLDRNILEEAYIQQIGEEIAQIIDQTSNPRILISFANVEHLSSAALGTLITVNNKIRQKGGQLRLSDIDPQIYEVFVITKLNKLFQIHDTADKAAKSFK; this is translated from the coding sequence ATGGCAAAAGATTCACGGCTCTCAATCATCCGAGAGCAAGAGATGATTCGCATTGGATTCCTCGACCGAAACATCCTCGAGGAGGCGTATATTCAGCAGATCGGCGAGGAAATTGCCCAGATCATTGACCAGACCTCTAATCCGAGGATTCTTATCAGCTTCGCCAATGTTGAACATCTTTCCTCGGCTGCGTTGGGTACGCTGATCACCGTCAATAACAAGATCCGTCAGAAGGGCGGCCAGTTGAGACTGTCCGACATCGATCCGCAGATATACGAGGTGTTTGTGATTACCAAGCTGAATAAACTTTTTCAGATCCACGACACCGCGGATAAGGCCGCCAAGAGTTTCAAATAA